The following proteins are encoded in a genomic region of Mycobacterium sp. 155:
- a CDS encoding HemK2/MTQ2 family protein methyltransferase: MTAFAIDGVYPPQQDSQLLLDVLARSGPLQRRRVADLGTGSGVVAVAAAQLGATSVTAFDICPNAVRCTRRNALAAGVDVHVKLGSWTQALECEPFDIVVCNPPYVPSGVDVDVSSIPPWSGPMSAWNGGADGRLVLDPLCAEAPRMLTDGGMLLLVQSEFSGIDESVALLHDSGLNTKIIAVQMIPFGPVLSAHAAGLEASGRLSPGRRHELLVVIRADKR, from the coding sequence CAGGATTCCCAGCTGCTGCTCGACGTGCTGGCCCGCAGCGGTCCGCTGCAGCGCCGGCGCGTGGCGGATCTCGGTACCGGAAGTGGAGTCGTCGCCGTCGCGGCCGCTCAACTGGGAGCGACTTCCGTTACGGCATTTGACATCTGCCCCAACGCCGTCCGATGCACCCGCAGGAATGCCTTGGCTGCCGGCGTGGATGTCCACGTCAAGCTCGGCTCCTGGACGCAGGCGTTGGAATGCGAACCGTTCGACATCGTGGTGTGCAATCCGCCCTACGTCCCCTCTGGCGTCGACGTCGACGTCAGTTCGATCCCGCCGTGGTCCGGTCCGATGTCCGCCTGGAACGGTGGTGCGGACGGTCGCCTCGTTCTCGATCCGCTGTGCGCGGAGGCGCCTCGCATGCTGACCGACGGTGGAATGCTGCTGCTTGTCCAGTCGGAGTTCTCGGGTATCGATGAGTCGGTGGCATTACTTCACGATTCAGGTCTGAACACGAAAATAATTGCTGTACAGATGATTCCATTCGGACCGGTGTTGTCGGCACACGCTGCCGGCCTGGAAGCGTCGGGCCGGCTCAGTCCGGGGCGCCGGCATGAGCTGTTGGTGGTCATCAGGGCGGACAAGCGATGA